A window of Hevea brasiliensis isolate MT/VB/25A 57/8 chromosome 14, ASM3005281v1, whole genome shotgun sequence contains these coding sequences:
- the LOC110641410 gene encoding L-2-hydroxyglutarate dehydrogenase, mitochondrial, translating to MLKHTIRSLKKRLSSISTTNTPREEVDCVVIGAGVVGIAVARELALKGREVLVVDSASTFGTGTSSRNSQVIHAGIYYLPNSLKALFCVRGRKLLYSYCSEHGIPHKQTGKLIVATSSSEIPNLYQLMNRGAQNGVDGLRMLEGFEAMKMEPQLQCLKALLSPFSGIVDVHSLMLSLMGEAESHGATFSYNSTVISGHLEDNRLHLHIVGSNHLDSWDGKSPLPLELILIPKLVVNSAGLSALPLARRFNGLNSGIIPPVHYARGCYFTLSNTRVPPFQHLIYPIPEDGGLGVHVTLDLDGQIKFGPDVEWVHGVDDKSSFLDKYDYSVSASRAERFYPEIRKYYPNLRDGSLVPGYAGIRPKITGPGQSHIDFVIQGEDSHQLPGLVNLFGIESPGLTSSLAIAEYIAARFLK from the exons ATGCTCAAGCACACAATTCGAAGCTTGAAAAAAAGATTGAGCTCTATTTCAACTACAAACACACCAAGAGAGGAGGTCGATTGTGTGGTGATAGGAGCAGGTGTGGTGGGCATAGCAGTGGCAAGAGAGCTTGCTCTCAAGGGCAGAGAGGTATTAGTGGTGGATTCCGCCTCGACTTTTGGCACTGGTACCAGCTCTCGCAATAGCCAAGTCATTCACGCCGGCATCTATTACCTGCCCAATTCCCTCAAGGCATTGTTCTGTGTGAGGGGAAGAAAATTGCTCTATTCTTATTGCTCTGAACATGGGATTCCGCACAAACAGACGGGCAAGCTCATAGTTGCCACTTCATCTTCGGAGATTCCAAACCTGTATCAGCTAATGAATCGTGGTGCTCAAAATGGGGTGGATGGCTTGAGAATGTTGGAGGGTTTTGAAGCCATGAAAATGGAACCTCAATTGCAATGCCTCAAGGCTTTATTGTCCCCTTTTTCTGGGATTGTTGATGTGCATTCTCTTATGCTGTCTTTAATG GGAGAAGCTGAAAGTCATGGGGCAACCTTCTCTTACAATTCTACAGTCATTAGTGGCCATCTTGAGGATAACCGTCTGCATCTTCATATAGTGGGAAGCAATCATCTTGACAGCTGGGATGGAAAGTCTCCATTGCCCCTGGAGCTTATCCTTATTCCTAAGCTTGTTGTGAACTCTGCAGGTTTGAGTGCCCTTCCTCTTGCAAGGAGATTTAATGGCCTCAATAGTGGTATAATTCCTCCAGTACATTATGCTCGCGGTTGCTATTTCACCCTTTCGAATACTAGAGTCCCTCCTTTCCAGCATTTGATATACCCTATACCTGAGGATGGAGGCCTTGGAGTGCATGTTACTCTGGATTTGGATGGCCAGATTAAGTTTGGCCCAGATGTTGAGTGGGTTCATGGTGTAGATGATAAATCAAGCTTTCTAGATAA GTATGACTATTCTGTTAGTGCTAGTCGTGCAGAGAGATTTTACCCAGAGATAAGAAAGTACTATCCAAATCTGAGGGATGGATCGTTGGTGCCTGGTTATGCAGGGATTCGACCAAAAATTACTGGTCCTGGACAATCTCATATTGACTTTGTAATTCAA GGAGAAGATAGTCATCAATTGCCTGGTCTTGTCAACCTTTTTGGAATTGAGTCACCCGGTCTAACATCAAGCCTGGCGATTGCAGAATATATAGCTGCCAGATTCTTGAAATGA
- the LOC110641408 gene encoding dihydrolipoyllysine-residue acetyltransferase component 1 of pyruvate dehydrogenase complex, mitochondrial isoform X1: MALSRFRNPVISRAPSLFRARFLPSTYHSSSGSLARCSSGQNSSVDGNCSLLRLASSYGVHDSSWKLKLRTGFRHFSSTDLPPHAVIGMPALSPTMTQGNIAKWRKKEGDKIEVGDVLCEIETDKATLEFESLEEGFLAKILAPEGSKDIPVGQPIAITVEDADDIQNVPATASSGAQVEEEKSSDKDSNSEDKGTTSIKLNTSELPPHIVLGMPALSPTMNQGNIAKWRKKEGDKIEMGEVICEIETDKATLEFESLEEGYLAKILAPDGSKDVAVGQPIAVTVENPDDIETVKTNFSGSMEVKEEILTHRDSKDDGREEKTSFTRISPSAKLLISEYGLDASSLKASGHHGTLLKSDVWAAIKSGKGSSRKSTPKDKAAPSQKGSQASTTALPESHPQRSDSFEDLPNTQIRKVIARRLLESKQTTPHLYLSTDVILDPLLSFRKELKEQHDIKVSVNDIVIKAVAIALRNVPEANAYWDAEKGEIILCDSVDISIAVATEKGLMTPIVRNADQKSITSISSEVKQLAEKARAGKLAPNEFQGGTFSISNLGMYPVDQFAAIINPPQAGILAVGRGNKVVEPVLGSDGTERPAVVNKMNLTLSADHRVFDGKVGGAFLTALRSNFSDIRRLLL; the protein is encoded by the exons ATGGCGCTTTCCCGGTTTAGAAATCCTGTGATCTCACGCGCCCCTTCTCTTTTCAGAGCTCGCTTTCTTCCCTCCACCTACCATTCCTCCTCTGGATCCTTAGCTCg CTGTTCCAGTGGGCAAAACTCTTCTGTGGATGGCAACTGCTCTCTGCTAAG GCTGGCTTCCTCATATGGAGTACATGATAGTTCTTGGAAGCTCAAG TTGCGAACTGGTTTTCGTCATTTCTCATCTACAG ACCTTCCACCTCATGCAGTCATTGGAATGCCAGCTTTATCTCCTACAATG ACTCAAGGTAACATAGCAAAATGGAGGAAGAAAGAAGGAGATAAG ATAGAAGTGGGCGATGTACTGTGTGAAATAGAGACAGATAAAGCTACACTTGAGTTTGAAAGTCTTGAAGAAGG GTTTTTGGCCAAAATACTGGCACCTGAAGGTTCAAAGGATATTCCTGTAGGACAACCCATCGCAATAACG GTTGAGGATGCAGATGATATCCAAAATGTCCCAGCAACTGCCAGCAGTGGAGCACAGGTTGAAGAGGAAAAATCATCTGACAAGGATTCCAATAGTGAAGACAAAGGAACCACCTCTATTAAGCTCAACACGTCTGAACTTCCTCCTCACATTGTTCTTGGAATGCCAGCATTATCACCAACAATG AACCAAGGTAATATTGCCAAGTGGAGAAAAAAAGAAGGAGACAAG ATAGAAATGGGTGAAGTCATATGTGAGATAGAGACAGACAAGGCCACCCTTGAATTTGAAAGTCTTGAAGAGGG GTATTTGGCTAAGATACTGGCACCAGATGGTTCAAAGGATGTGGCAGTGGGACAACCAATTGCAGTCACG GTTGAAAATCCAGATGATATTGAAACTGTAAAGACTAATTTTAGTGGTAGCATGGAGGTGAAGGAAGAAATATTGACCCATCGTGACTCAAAGGATGATGGTAGAGAAGAAAAGACAAGTTTTACAAGGATTAGCCCCTCTGCTAAGTTGCTGATTTCAGAGTATGGATTGGATGCATCATCATTAAAGGCATCTGGTCATCATGGCACTCTTCTAAAGAGTGATGTTTGGGCTGCAATTAAGTCAGGAAAGGGATCTTCAAGAAAATCTACACCTAAGGATAAAGCAGCTCCATCTCAAAAAGGCTCACAAGCTTCAACCACAGCTTTACCAGAATCTCACCCACAGCGGTCAGATTCTTTTGAAGATTTGCCAAATACTCAAATTCGCAAG GTCATAGCAAGAAGGTTATTGGAATCAAAACAAACTACACCACATTTGTATTTATCAACAG ATGTTATACTGGATcctcttctttctttcagaaAGGAGCTCAAAG AGCAACATGATATTAAGGTGTCAGTAAATGACATAGTCATCAAAGCTGTTGCAATTGCTCTGCGAAATGTACCAGAAGCTAATG cgtattggGATGCTGAGAAAGGAGAAATCATTTTGTGTGATTCTGTAGACATATCAATTGCAGTTGCTACTGAGAAG GGCCTAATGACTCCTATTGTTAGGAATGCGGACCAGAAGTCCATTACATCTATCTCCTCAGAG GTTAAGCAACTAGCTGAGAAAGCTCGGGCAGGGAAGCTTGCTCCAAATGAGTTTCAAGGAGGGACGTTCAG CATTTCGAACCTAGGAATGTATCCAGTGGACCAATTTGCTGCAATTATAAATCCCCCTCAG GCTGGCATCCTAGCTGTTGGTAGAGGGAATAAAGTTGTTGAACCAGTACTTGGAAGTGATG GAACTGAGAGGCCTGCAGTGGTCAACAAAATGAACTTGACATTATCTGCTGATCATCGTGTTTTTGATGGCAAAGTTGGAG GTGCATTTCTCACAGCTTTGCGTTCCAACTTCAGTGATATCAGGAGACTTCTTCTATGA
- the LOC110641408 gene encoding dihydrolipoyllysine-residue acetyltransferase component 1 of pyruvate dehydrogenase complex, mitochondrial isoform X3, translating to MLEVHGSSWKLKLRTGFRHFSSTDLPPHAVIGMPALSPTMTQGNIAKWRKKEGDKIEVGDVLCEIETDKATLEFESLEEGFLAKILAPEGSKDIPVGQPIAITVEDADDIQNVPATASSGAQVEEEKSSDKDSNSEDKGTTSIKLNTSELPPHIVLGMPALSPTMNQGNIAKWRKKEGDKIEMGEVICEIETDKATLEFESLEEGYLAKILAPDGSKDVAVGQPIAVTVENPDDIETVKTNFSGSMEVKEEILTHRDSKDDGREEKTSFTRISPSAKLLISEYGLDASSLKASGHHGTLLKSDVWAAIKSGKGSSRKSTPKDKAAPSQKGSQASTTALPESHPQRSDSFEDLPNTQIRKVIARRLLESKQTTPHLYLSTDVILDPLLSFRKELKEQHDIKVSVNDIVIKAVAIALRNVPEANAYWDAEKGEIILCDSVDISIAVATEKGLMTPIVRNADQKSITSISSEVKQLAEKARAGKLAPNEFQGGTFSISNLGMYPVDQFAAIINPPQAGILAVGRGNKVVEPVLGSDGTERPAVVNKMNLTLSADHRVFDGKVGGAFLTALRSNFSDIRRLLL from the exons ATGTTGGAAGTTCATGGTAGTTCTTGGAAGCTCAAG TTGCGAACTGGTTTTCGTCATTTCTCATCTACAG ACCTTCCACCTCATGCAGTCATTGGAATGCCAGCTTTATCTCCTACAATG ACTCAAGGTAACATAGCAAAATGGAGGAAGAAAGAAGGAGATAAG ATAGAAGTGGGCGATGTACTGTGTGAAATAGAGACAGATAAAGCTACACTTGAGTTTGAAAGTCTTGAAGAAGG GTTTTTGGCCAAAATACTGGCACCTGAAGGTTCAAAGGATATTCCTGTAGGACAACCCATCGCAATAACG GTTGAGGATGCAGATGATATCCAAAATGTCCCAGCAACTGCCAGCAGTGGAGCACAGGTTGAAGAGGAAAAATCATCTGACAAGGATTCCAATAGTGAAGACAAAGGAACCACCTCTATTAAGCTCAACACGTCTGAACTTCCTCCTCACATTGTTCTTGGAATGCCAGCATTATCACCAACAATG AACCAAGGTAATATTGCCAAGTGGAGAAAAAAAGAAGGAGACAAG ATAGAAATGGGTGAAGTCATATGTGAGATAGAGACAGACAAGGCCACCCTTGAATTTGAAAGTCTTGAAGAGGG GTATTTGGCTAAGATACTGGCACCAGATGGTTCAAAGGATGTGGCAGTGGGACAACCAATTGCAGTCACG GTTGAAAATCCAGATGATATTGAAACTGTAAAGACTAATTTTAGTGGTAGCATGGAGGTGAAGGAAGAAATATTGACCCATCGTGACTCAAAGGATGATGGTAGAGAAGAAAAGACAAGTTTTACAAGGATTAGCCCCTCTGCTAAGTTGCTGATTTCAGAGTATGGATTGGATGCATCATCATTAAAGGCATCTGGTCATCATGGCACTCTTCTAAAGAGTGATGTTTGGGCTGCAATTAAGTCAGGAAAGGGATCTTCAAGAAAATCTACACCTAAGGATAAAGCAGCTCCATCTCAAAAAGGCTCACAAGCTTCAACCACAGCTTTACCAGAATCTCACCCACAGCGGTCAGATTCTTTTGAAGATTTGCCAAATACTCAAATTCGCAAG GTCATAGCAAGAAGGTTATTGGAATCAAAACAAACTACACCACATTTGTATTTATCAACAG ATGTTATACTGGATcctcttctttctttcagaaAGGAGCTCAAAG AGCAACATGATATTAAGGTGTCAGTAAATGACATAGTCATCAAAGCTGTTGCAATTGCTCTGCGAAATGTACCAGAAGCTAATG cgtattggGATGCTGAGAAAGGAGAAATCATTTTGTGTGATTCTGTAGACATATCAATTGCAGTTGCTACTGAGAAG GGCCTAATGACTCCTATTGTTAGGAATGCGGACCAGAAGTCCATTACATCTATCTCCTCAGAG GTTAAGCAACTAGCTGAGAAAGCTCGGGCAGGGAAGCTTGCTCCAAATGAGTTTCAAGGAGGGACGTTCAG CATTTCGAACCTAGGAATGTATCCAGTGGACCAATTTGCTGCAATTATAAATCCCCCTCAG GCTGGCATCCTAGCTGTTGGTAGAGGGAATAAAGTTGTTGAACCAGTACTTGGAAGTGATG GAACTGAGAGGCCTGCAGTGGTCAACAAAATGAACTTGACATTATCTGCTGATCATCGTGTTTTTGATGGCAAAGTTGGAG GTGCATTTCTCACAGCTTTGCGTTCCAACTTCAGTGATATCAGGAGACTTCTTCTATGA
- the LOC110641408 gene encoding dihydrolipoyllysine-residue acetyltransferase component 1 of pyruvate dehydrogenase complex, mitochondrial isoform X2, giving the protein MALSRFRNPVISRAPSLFRARFLPSTYHSSSGSLARCSSGQNSSVDGNCSLLRLASSYGVHDSSWKLKLRTGFRHFSSTDLPPHAVIGMPALSPTMTQGNIAKWRKKEGDKIEVGDVLCEIETDKATLEFESLEEGFLAKILAPEGSKDIPVGQPIAITVEDADDIQNVPATASSGAQVEEEKSSDKDSNSEDKGTTSIKLNTSELPPHIVLGMPALSPTMNQGNIAKWRKKEGDKIEMGEVICEIETDKATLEFESLEEGYLAKILAPDGSKDVAVGQPIAVTVENPDDIETVKTNFSGSMEVKEEILTHRDSKDDGREEKTSFTRISPSAKLLISEYGLDASSLKASGHHGTLLKSDVWAAIKSGKGSSRKSTPKDKAAPSQKGSQASTTALPESHPQRSDSFEDLPNTQIRKVIARRLLESKQTTPHLYLSTDVILDPLLSFRKELKEQHDIKVSVNDIVIKAVAIALRNVPEANAYWDAEKGEIILCDSVDISIAVATEKGLMTPIVRNADQKSITSISSEVKQLAEKARAGKLAPNEFQGGTFSISNLGMYPVDQFAAIINPPQDLTTKQIIGRRRESGGLYILKNHVPRSLVCSSTFNTS; this is encoded by the exons ATGGCGCTTTCCCGGTTTAGAAATCCTGTGATCTCACGCGCCCCTTCTCTTTTCAGAGCTCGCTTTCTTCCCTCCACCTACCATTCCTCCTCTGGATCCTTAGCTCg CTGTTCCAGTGGGCAAAACTCTTCTGTGGATGGCAACTGCTCTCTGCTAAG GCTGGCTTCCTCATATGGAGTACATGATAGTTCTTGGAAGCTCAAG TTGCGAACTGGTTTTCGTCATTTCTCATCTACAG ACCTTCCACCTCATGCAGTCATTGGAATGCCAGCTTTATCTCCTACAATG ACTCAAGGTAACATAGCAAAATGGAGGAAGAAAGAAGGAGATAAG ATAGAAGTGGGCGATGTACTGTGTGAAATAGAGACAGATAAAGCTACACTTGAGTTTGAAAGTCTTGAAGAAGG GTTTTTGGCCAAAATACTGGCACCTGAAGGTTCAAAGGATATTCCTGTAGGACAACCCATCGCAATAACG GTTGAGGATGCAGATGATATCCAAAATGTCCCAGCAACTGCCAGCAGTGGAGCACAGGTTGAAGAGGAAAAATCATCTGACAAGGATTCCAATAGTGAAGACAAAGGAACCACCTCTATTAAGCTCAACACGTCTGAACTTCCTCCTCACATTGTTCTTGGAATGCCAGCATTATCACCAACAATG AACCAAGGTAATATTGCCAAGTGGAGAAAAAAAGAAGGAGACAAG ATAGAAATGGGTGAAGTCATATGTGAGATAGAGACAGACAAGGCCACCCTTGAATTTGAAAGTCTTGAAGAGGG GTATTTGGCTAAGATACTGGCACCAGATGGTTCAAAGGATGTGGCAGTGGGACAACCAATTGCAGTCACG GTTGAAAATCCAGATGATATTGAAACTGTAAAGACTAATTTTAGTGGTAGCATGGAGGTGAAGGAAGAAATATTGACCCATCGTGACTCAAAGGATGATGGTAGAGAAGAAAAGACAAGTTTTACAAGGATTAGCCCCTCTGCTAAGTTGCTGATTTCAGAGTATGGATTGGATGCATCATCATTAAAGGCATCTGGTCATCATGGCACTCTTCTAAAGAGTGATGTTTGGGCTGCAATTAAGTCAGGAAAGGGATCTTCAAGAAAATCTACACCTAAGGATAAAGCAGCTCCATCTCAAAAAGGCTCACAAGCTTCAACCACAGCTTTACCAGAATCTCACCCACAGCGGTCAGATTCTTTTGAAGATTTGCCAAATACTCAAATTCGCAAG GTCATAGCAAGAAGGTTATTGGAATCAAAACAAACTACACCACATTTGTATTTATCAACAG ATGTTATACTGGATcctcttctttctttcagaaAGGAGCTCAAAG AGCAACATGATATTAAGGTGTCAGTAAATGACATAGTCATCAAAGCTGTTGCAATTGCTCTGCGAAATGTACCAGAAGCTAATG cgtattggGATGCTGAGAAAGGAGAAATCATTTTGTGTGATTCTGTAGACATATCAATTGCAGTTGCTACTGAGAAG GGCCTAATGACTCCTATTGTTAGGAATGCGGACCAGAAGTCCATTACATCTATCTCCTCAGAG GTTAAGCAACTAGCTGAGAAAGCTCGGGCAGGGAAGCTTGCTCCAAATGAGTTTCAAGGAGGGACGTTCAG CATTTCGAACCTAGGAATGTATCCAGTGGACCAATTTGCTGCAATTATAAATCCCCCTCAG gatcttacgacgaagcagattattggtagaagacgtgagtcaggtggtctctacattctgaaaaatcatgtaccgcggtcgcttgtttgctccagtactttTAACACTTCttga